The following proteins are encoded in a genomic region of Mycolicibacterium rutilum:
- a CDS encoding pyridoxal phosphate-dependent decarboxylase family protein produces the protein MRELLSDACARAARYTDALATRPVAPAPADIAALARFDEPLPEHPEDPAAVLHMLDEIGSPATVATTGGRYFGFVTGGTLPAALAANLLAAVWDQNGAYRVMSPVAAKLEEVSAAWLRDLLGLPGQAGAGFTTGATMANLTALAAARHALLRTAGWDVEQDGLFGAPPIRVVVGDEVHASVLKALSLLGLGRARVERVPTDDQGRMRADALPALSPSTIVCLQAGNVNTGAFDPAAEICAAAHDAGAWVHVDGAFGLWAAANPRLAHLAAGAADADSWATDAHKWLNVPYDSGIAFVRNADDLRAAMTVGAAYLIAGADREPCHFTPDMSRRARGVEVWAGLRSLGRAGVADLVDRCCRHTRRFADGLRSAGYQVLNDVVLNQALVSFGDDEATRRVIEQVQADGTCWFGGTVWQGRAAMRVSVSSWATTDDDVERSLAAVLRIAGSAR, from the coding sequence GTGAGAGAACTCCTGTCCGACGCCTGCGCGCGGGCCGCGCGGTACACCGACGCGCTCGCCACCCGTCCCGTCGCGCCCGCCCCGGCCGACATCGCCGCGCTGGCACGGTTCGACGAGCCGCTGCCCGAGCACCCCGAAGACCCCGCGGCGGTGCTGCACATGCTCGACGAGATCGGCTCACCGGCGACGGTCGCGACCACCGGCGGACGCTATTTCGGCTTCGTCACCGGCGGCACGCTGCCCGCCGCGCTGGCCGCGAATCTGCTTGCCGCCGTGTGGGACCAGAACGGCGCGTACCGCGTGATGTCGCCGGTGGCCGCGAAACTCGAAGAGGTCAGCGCGGCATGGCTGCGTGACCTGCTCGGCCTGCCGGGGCAGGCGGGCGCCGGCTTCACGACCGGCGCCACGATGGCGAACCTGACCGCACTCGCCGCGGCGCGGCACGCGCTGCTGCGCACCGCCGGTTGGGACGTCGAACAGGACGGGCTGTTCGGCGCCCCGCCGATCCGCGTGGTGGTCGGCGACGAAGTGCACGCCAGCGTGCTCAAGGCGCTGTCGCTGCTCGGGCTGGGGCGCGCCCGCGTCGAACGAGTGCCCACCGACGACCAGGGCCGGATGCGCGCCGACGCGCTGCCCGCGCTGTCCCCGTCGACCATCGTGTGCCTGCAGGCGGGCAACGTGAACACCGGGGCGTTCGACCCGGCCGCCGAGATCTGCGCCGCTGCGCACGACGCCGGAGCCTGGGTGCACGTCGACGGCGCGTTCGGCCTGTGGGCCGCGGCCAACCCGCGGCTGGCACACCTAGCCGCCGGTGCCGCCGACGCCGATTCGTGGGCCACCGATGCGCACAAGTGGCTCAACGTCCCGTACGACAGCGGAATTGCGTTCGTGCGCAACGCCGATGACCTGCGGGCCGCGATGACGGTGGGCGCGGCCTATCTGATCGCCGGCGCGGACCGCGAACCGTGCCACTTCACGCCGGACATGTCGCGGCGCGCCAGGGGCGTGGAGGTGTGGGCGGGGCTGCGCTCACTGGGCCGCGCCGGAGTGGCCGACCTCGTCGACCGGTGCTGCCGGCACACACGGCGGTTCGCCGACGGCTTGCGCAGCGCCGGCTACCAGGTGCTCAACGATGTCGTGCTCAACCAGGCGCTGGTGTCGTTCGGCGATGACGAGGCGACCCGCCGGGTGATCGAGCAGGTGCAGGCCGACGGCACGTGCTGGTTCGGCGGCACGGTCTGGCAGGGCCGCGCGGCGATGCGGGTCAGCGTCTCGTCCTGGGCCACCACCGACGACGACGTCGAGCGCAGCCTGGCCGCCGTGCTGCGGATCGCCGGGAGCGCCCGCTGA
- a CDS encoding NUDIX domain-containing protein gives MPKLSAGLLLYRIVDDELQVLIGHPGGPFWARKDDGAWSIPKGEYAEGEDPWTVACREFEEELGKPPPTGPRVDFAPVRQPSGKIITAFAVRGDLDLEGTFSNTFSLEWPKGSGKVREFPEIDRVAWFPVAEARSKLLKGQRPLLDRLLTVVEDDAADGSRSR, from the coding sequence ATGCCGAAGTTGAGTGCCGGGTTGCTGCTGTACCGGATCGTCGACGACGAATTGCAGGTGCTGATCGGTCACCCGGGTGGTCCGTTCTGGGCGCGCAAGGACGACGGCGCGTGGTCGATCCCGAAAGGCGAGTACGCCGAGGGTGAGGACCCGTGGACGGTGGCGTGCCGGGAGTTCGAGGAGGAACTGGGCAAGCCGCCGCCCACCGGCCCGCGGGTCGACTTCGCACCCGTCCGGCAACCCAGCGGCAAGATCATCACCGCGTTCGCCGTGCGGGGCGATCTCGACCTCGAGGGCACGTTCTCCAACACCTTCAGCCTGGAATGGCCGAAGGGGTCGGGCAAGGTCAGGGAGTTTCCGGAAATCGACCGGGTGGCTTGGTTTCCCGTGGCCGAGGCTCGGTCGAAGCTGCTGAAAGGTCAGCGCCCCCTGCTCGACCGCCTGCTGACGGTGGTCGAAGACGACGCAGCGGACGGGTCTCGATCGCGTTGA
- a CDS encoding lipocalin-like domain-containing protein → MGDDWRRYPYALVPGDPQLDFPAAEAEHPDCQSDTWFLAGELVADTGRGYAFLSIVNKNRPAESIVADFYTLALFDLTDGRYATYTDYDMPPANMRPGAEPKLTLAQGHLELSYACPAGTATWQTSRDDRGELVPYTYGVDFVGCDPATGDAMRVALHVTPTRGPVPLGAAAHNGRIECFGQPDTYSYFQTGMTMTGTLTWGGVTEHVSGSAGHVDRQWFPLVANAGGPGGDVRWRAHEWRTINLDNGVDLSIWHQFDRTDHNAPQPFSGVTVSHPDAPPEYAGDVEVTVDSYVRWPETVRTLVRPPRAARYLPDRHHLSSPTLGLELTGEPVVRAPAHALPLEYMEGPYRYHGTWRGQEISGFGFYERSLALWRDWELVDVLGSVLGAAAIAPLRELVESGQTTHAVAHIDRELRPLATSAAAPILDDLVAALALPQ, encoded by the coding sequence ATGGGTGACGACTGGCGCCGATATCCGTACGCGCTGGTTCCCGGCGATCCGCAGTTGGACTTCCCCGCCGCTGAGGCCGAGCACCCCGACTGCCAGTCCGACACCTGGTTCCTGGCGGGGGAGTTGGTCGCGGACACCGGTCGCGGCTATGCGTTCCTGTCGATCGTCAACAAGAACCGGCCCGCCGAGTCGATCGTGGCCGACTTCTACACGTTGGCGTTGTTCGACCTGACCGACGGCCGGTACGCCACCTACACCGACTACGACATGCCGCCGGCCAACATGCGCCCCGGCGCAGAACCGAAACTCACACTGGCACAGGGACATCTGGAGCTGTCCTACGCCTGCCCGGCAGGCACCGCGACCTGGCAGACCAGCCGGGACGACCGGGGTGAGCTGGTGCCCTACACCTACGGCGTCGACTTCGTCGGGTGCGACCCGGCCACCGGTGACGCCATGCGCGTCGCCCTGCACGTCACCCCGACCCGGGGCCCGGTGCCGCTGGGGGCGGCCGCACACAACGGCAGGATCGAATGCTTCGGGCAGCCCGACACGTACTCGTACTTCCAGACCGGCATGACGATGACCGGCACGCTGACGTGGGGCGGGGTGACCGAACACGTCTCGGGCAGCGCGGGCCACGTCGACCGCCAGTGGTTCCCGCTGGTCGCCAACGCCGGTGGACCCGGCGGCGACGTCCGGTGGCGGGCACACGAGTGGCGCACGATCAACCTGGACAATGGGGTGGACCTGAGCATCTGGCATCAATTCGACCGCACGGATCACAATGCGCCGCAACCCTTCTCGGGTGTCACCGTCAGCCATCCCGACGCGCCGCCCGAGTACGCCGGCGACGTCGAGGTGACCGTCGACAGCTACGTCCGATGGCCGGAGACCGTCCGAACACTGGTCCGGCCGCCGCGGGCGGCCCGCTATCTGCCCGACCGGCACCACCTGAGCTCGCCCACGCTCGGCCTGGAACTGACCGGCGAGCCGGTGGTGCGTGCGCCCGCGCACGCCCTGCCGCTGGAGTACATGGAGGGCCCGTACCGATACCACGGCACCTGGCGCGGCCAGGAAATCAGCGGATTCGGCTTCTATGAACGGTCATTGGCGTTGTGGCGCGACTGGGAACTGGTCGACGTGCTCGGATCGGTCCTCGGCGCGGCGGCGATCGCGCCGCTGCGCGAATTGGTCGAGTCCGGGCAGACCACCCACGCCGTCGCGCACATCGACCGCGAACTGCGCCCGCTGGCGACCTCGGCCGCCGCACCGATCCTCGACGACCTCGTCGCCGCGCTAGCGTTACCGCAGTGA
- a CDS encoding ankyrin repeat domain-containing protein, translated as MVELAHYQDGPASVAICRDDADVVFRIDYDDGGRSVVTESRLPVDDFVAKGEGPWPWYDLGVKRDAVLRALELLGVTPPAWTRALSADVLDLFARAHRGDSAVIELLAMGADPDPVDPCGASPLWYAVRSLASGIAVALIDAGADAGRRIELSPRGEHYTTILHEIVRAGRTVALNHALANGVDPSLVDSAGATPMHVFGDNDNVNPEMVRTLVRAGASVHAQLPGGTQPIEVAARRLLPATAAAMLDAGADPGRGLDALLAWWAVAAEFNGYRAGAVTDLVVLLCAAGAEVSAHHRELAATAGVEQVTAALPH; from the coding sequence GTGGTCGAACTCGCCCACTATCAGGACGGGCCGGCGTCGGTGGCGATCTGCCGCGACGACGCCGACGTGGTGTTCCGCATCGACTACGACGACGGCGGACGCTCCGTGGTCACCGAATCCCGGCTGCCGGTCGACGACTTCGTCGCCAAGGGCGAAGGACCCTGGCCGTGGTATGACCTGGGCGTCAAGCGCGACGCCGTGCTGCGGGCGCTCGAGCTGCTCGGGGTGACGCCGCCGGCCTGGACGCGCGCGCTGTCGGCCGACGTCCTCGACCTGTTCGCCCGGGCGCACCGCGGCGACTCCGCGGTGATCGAACTGCTCGCGATGGGCGCCGACCCCGATCCGGTCGACCCGTGCGGCGCCTCGCCGCTGTGGTACGCCGTGCGCTCGCTGGCCTCGGGTATCGCGGTCGCGCTGATCGACGCCGGCGCCGACGCGGGCCGCCGCATCGAGTTGTCCCCGCGTGGCGAGCACTACACGACGATCCTGCACGAGATCGTGCGGGCGGGCCGCACCGTCGCGCTCAACCACGCGCTGGCCAACGGCGTGGACCCGTCGCTCGTCGACTCGGCGGGCGCCACCCCGATGCACGTGTTCGGGGACAACGACAACGTCAACCCGGAGATGGTGCGGACCCTGGTGCGCGCGGGTGCGTCGGTGCACGCGCAACTGCCCGGCGGCACCCAGCCGATCGAGGTCGCCGCCCGCCGGTTGCTGCCCGCGACGGCGGCCGCGATGCTCGACGCCGGCGCCGACCCCGGCCGCGGCCTGGACGCGTTGTTGGCGTGGTGGGCGGTCGCGGCGGAGTTCAACGGCTACCGCGCGGGCGCCGTGACCGATCTCGTCGTGCTGCTGTGTGCGGCCGGCGCCGAGGTGAGCGCGCACCACCGCGAGCTCGCGGCCACCGCCGGCGTCGAACAGGTGACGGCGGCGCTTCCTCACTAG
- a CDS encoding NAD(P)/FAD-dependent oxidoreductase: MTSVVIVGSGFTGFECARALSRKFRKAGADVDISIISPVDYMLYTPLLPDVAGGLVDARFVAIPLANALRGVRAIRGRVDDVDFEGRTVTVTDPEERSRAVPWDRLVLTPGSVTRLFDVPGLAEHARGLKSTAEALYLRDHVLEQLQLANVDDDAGRAAARRTIVVVGASYSGTELAVQLRALADAAAKHMGFAADQVTFVLLDLAEQVMPEVGEKLGAAAQRVLKSRGIDVRLGVTLKEVHPEHVVLSDDSLLRTHTVAWVTGVTGAPLIEKLGLETERGRLKVTTELQVPGHPDVFAAGDAAAVPDVTQPGKITPPTAQHATRQGKVLAHNVAASLGYGTTKRYKHRNMGLVVDLGPRYAVANPLNIQLSGFPAKVVTRGYHVMAIPRGVNRWAVTLAYLTDLFWDRSVVSFGLSSREDAQFSASEGIPMPKAD, from the coding sequence ATGACCTCCGTGGTAATCGTCGGCAGCGGCTTCACCGGGTTCGAGTGTGCGCGGGCGTTGTCCCGCAAGTTCCGCAAGGCGGGCGCCGACGTCGACATCTCGATCATCTCACCCGTCGACTACATGCTCTACACGCCGCTGCTGCCCGACGTCGCCGGCGGCCTGGTGGACGCGCGCTTCGTGGCGATCCCGCTGGCGAACGCGCTGCGCGGGGTGCGGGCGATCCGCGGTCGGGTCGACGACGTCGACTTCGAGGGACGCACCGTCACCGTCACCGATCCCGAGGAACGTTCCCGGGCGGTGCCGTGGGACCGGCTGGTGCTGACACCCGGTTCGGTGACCCGGTTGTTCGATGTGCCGGGCCTCGCCGAGCACGCCCGCGGCCTCAAGTCGACCGCCGAGGCGCTGTACCTGCGCGACCATGTGCTCGAACAACTGCAGCTGGCCAACGTCGACGACGACGCCGGCCGTGCCGCGGCCCGGCGCACCATCGTCGTCGTCGGCGCGTCGTACTCGGGTACCGAACTGGCAGTGCAGCTTCGGGCGCTCGCCGACGCCGCGGCCAAGCACATGGGCTTCGCCGCCGACCAGGTCACCTTCGTGCTGCTGGACCTCGCCGAGCAGGTGATGCCCGAGGTGGGGGAGAAGCTCGGCGCCGCCGCGCAGCGGGTGCTCAAATCGCGCGGCATCGACGTGCGGCTCGGCGTGACCCTCAAGGAGGTCCACCCCGAACACGTTGTGCTCAGCGATGATTCGTTGCTGCGGACGCACACCGTGGCATGGGTCACCGGGGTCACCGGTGCGCCGCTGATCGAGAAGCTGGGCCTGGAGACCGAACGGGGACGGCTGAAGGTCACCACGGAGCTGCAGGTACCGGGCCATCCGGACGTGTTCGCCGCCGGGGACGCCGCGGCGGTGCCCGACGTGACGCAGCCCGGCAAGATTACGCCGCCAACCGCCCAGCACGCCACCCGGCAGGGAAAAGTGTTGGCGCACAACGTCGCCGCGAGCCTGGGCTACGGGACGACCAAACGGTACAAGCACCGCAACATGGGCCTGGTCGTCGACCTCGGGCCACGCTACGCGGTGGCCAATCCGCTGAACATCCAACTGTCGGGGTTTCCGGCGAAGGTGGTGACGCGTGGTTACCACGTGATGGCCATCCCGCGCGGGGTCAACCGGTGGGCGGTGACGCTGGCGTACCTGACCGATCTCTTCTGGGACCGCTCCGTCGTGTCGTTCGGGCTGTCCTCGCGCGAGGACGCGCAGTTCTCCGCCAGCGAGGGCATCCCGATGCCGAAAGCGGACTGA
- a CDS encoding serine/threonine-protein kinase has translation MPLADGATFAGYTIVRLLGSGGMGEVYLAQHPRLPRRDALKVLPASVSADAEYRQRFHREADIAATLWHPHIVGVHDRGEADGQIWISMDYVEGTDAARLLQDHPDGLPPREVAAIVAAVADALDYAHQRGLLHRDVKPANILLAGPDSADRRILLADFGIARWADQISGLTETNMTVGTVSYAAPEQLMGQALDGRADQYALAATAFHLLTGSPPFRDSNPAVVISRHLSAAPPALGAHRPDLANLDPVLAKALAKIPKGRFERCADFARALSHHLDGSAGDDRTTLAPVVSKRSLMRTSVLVPAVLAVLLIVAVAVALFEFRRADEERPAATAPTTATTTAAATTTTTTPPPTTTPPTTTPPTTTAAPTTTAAPAAAVIGADCSPVGSTATTADGATAYCSTLQTTGASIWSLTDGDIPSPTLTPEPTEEPLPFAEESPVRVCMQQTGETRRECRRTIRESNGLPPLP, from the coding sequence ATGCCGTTGGCCGATGGTGCGACGTTCGCCGGTTACACCATCGTCCGGTTGCTCGGCTCGGGCGGGATGGGCGAGGTCTACCTGGCTCAGCATCCCCGGCTGCCCCGCCGCGACGCGCTCAAGGTGCTCCCCGCCTCGGTGTCGGCCGACGCCGAGTACCGCCAGCGGTTCCACCGCGAGGCCGACATCGCGGCCACCCTGTGGCACCCGCACATCGTCGGCGTGCACGACCGCGGCGAGGCCGACGGCCAGATCTGGATCTCGATGGACTACGTCGAGGGCACCGACGCGGCGCGGCTGCTGCAGGACCATCCCGACGGGCTGCCCCCGCGTGAGGTCGCCGCGATCGTCGCCGCCGTCGCCGACGCCCTCGATTACGCCCATCAGCGCGGCCTGCTGCACCGCGACGTCAAGCCCGCCAACATCCTGCTCGCCGGCCCTGACTCGGCGGATCGACGAATCTTGTTGGCGGACTTCGGTATCGCACGCTGGGCCGACCAGATCAGCGGGCTGACCGAGACCAACATGACGGTGGGCACCGTGTCCTACGCCGCGCCCGAGCAACTCATGGGTCAGGCCCTCGACGGCCGCGCCGACCAATATGCGTTGGCGGCCACCGCGTTTCACCTGCTGACCGGTTCGCCGCCGTTTCGTGACTCCAACCCCGCGGTGGTCATCAGCCGGCACCTGTCGGCCGCGCCGCCGGCCCTCGGTGCGCACCGGCCCGACCTCGCGAACCTGGACCCGGTGCTGGCCAAGGCGCTCGCCAAGATCCCGAAGGGCCGGTTCGAGCGGTGCGCGGATTTCGCCCGGGCGCTGAGCCACCACCTCGACGGTTCGGCCGGCGACGACCGCACGACACTGGCGCCGGTCGTGTCGAAACGCTCGCTGATGCGCACGAGCGTGCTCGTGCCGGCGGTGCTCGCGGTCCTGTTGATCGTCGCGGTGGCGGTGGCGCTGTTCGAGTTCCGCCGCGCCGACGAGGAACGCCCGGCCGCCACGGCCCCGACCACCGCGACCACCACGGCGGCCGCCACGACCACCACGACAACGCCCCCGCCGACGACTACCCCACCAACGACCACCCCACCAACAACTACGGCCGCCCCCACGACGACCGCGGCACCCGCCGCCGCCGTCATCGGCGCCGACTGCTCGCCGGTCGGCAGCACCGCGACGACCGCCGACGGCGCCACCGCGTACTGCTCGACGCTGCAGACCACCGGAGCGTCGATCTGGTCGCTGACCGACGGCGACATCCCCAGCCCGACCCTGACCCCCGAACCGACCGAGGAGCCGTTGCCGTTCGCCGAGGAGTCCCCGGTGCGGGTGTGTATGCAGCAGACCGGCGAGACCCGCCGCGAATGCCGGCGCACCATCCGGGAAAGCAACGGACTGCCGCCGCTGCCGTGA
- a CDS encoding DUF732 domain-containing protein, translating to MFRKPLTALALTSGLLAAAAAVAGPAHADPVDDAFLNAVSEAGVMMGDPGSAVAIGEQVCPMLAEPGQNAANVAAKVADMGGMSLGPATMFTGIAISMFCPTVVSSIGNGVSPIPLPFLGI from the coding sequence GTGTTTCGCAAACCCCTCACGGCGCTCGCGCTGACCTCTGGACTTCTCGCCGCGGCGGCCGCCGTCGCCGGCCCTGCGCACGCCGACCCCGTCGATGACGCGTTCCTGAACGCGGTCAGTGAGGCGGGCGTGATGATGGGCGATCCCGGCAGCGCCGTGGCGATCGGGGAGCAGGTCTGCCCGATGCTCGCCGAACCCGGCCAGAACGCCGCCAACGTCGCCGCCAAGGTCGCCGACATGGGCGGCATGTCGCTGGGCCCGGCGACGATGTTCACCGGTATCGCGATCTCGATGTTCTGCCCGACGGTGGTGTCATCGATCGGAAACGGCGTCTCGCCGATCCCGCTGCCGTTCCTCGGCATCTAA
- a CDS encoding SGNH/GDSL hydrolase family protein, translated as MYSRYVAIGDSQTEGLWDGDDSVGLLGFADRLAAVIDQQRPGLRYANLAVRGRRIRDVLDEQVPQALAMQPDLITVCVGMNDVTRPGRKFDRALADLDELHARLAGSGAVVATTTFPDLTRILPIGRLIAGRVQQINHEIRTAAERHGFRLVDLYNAPSMTELDTWSDDRVHGSPKGHMLFTAAAVEALGLPGGNHDWAATGPRQGPPSLRSQAYSQVLWTKNLLMPWVWRHLQGRSSGDGRGPKRPQLTALDAEERQRDRRDAVSDR; from the coding sequence GTGTACTCCCGCTATGTCGCGATCGGCGACAGCCAGACCGAAGGACTATGGGACGGCGACGATTCCGTGGGCCTGCTCGGTTTCGCCGACCGGCTCGCCGCCGTCATCGACCAGCAGCGCCCCGGCCTTCGTTATGCGAACCTCGCGGTGCGCGGCCGCCGGATCCGCGACGTGCTCGACGAGCAGGTGCCGCAGGCGCTGGCCATGCAACCCGATCTGATCACGGTGTGCGTCGGGATGAACGACGTCACCCGGCCGGGCCGCAAGTTCGACCGCGCCCTGGCCGATCTCGACGAGTTGCACGCCCGGCTGGCCGGTTCCGGCGCCGTCGTGGCGACCACGACTTTTCCCGACCTGACGCGGATCCTGCCGATCGGACGGCTGATAGCCGGGCGGGTCCAGCAGATCAACCATGAGATCCGCACGGCCGCCGAGCGGCACGGGTTCCGGCTCGTCGACCTCTACAACGCACCGTCGATGACCGAGCTGGACACCTGGAGCGACGACCGCGTGCACGGCTCCCCGAAGGGGCACATGCTGTTCACCGCCGCCGCGGTCGAAGCGCTCGGCCTGCCGGGCGGCAACCATGACTGGGCGGCCACGGGACCGCGGCAGGGACCGCCGTCGCTGCGGTCGCAGGCGTACTCGCAGGTGCTGTGGACCAAGAACCTGCTGATGCCGTGGGTCTGGCGGCATCTGCAGGGCCGGTCCAGCGGAGACGGACGCGGGCCCAAACGCCCGCAGTTGACCGCGTTAGATGCCGAGGAACGGCAGCGGGATCGGCGAGACGCCGTTTCCGATCGATGA
- a CDS encoding nuclear transport factor 2 family protein: MAISPADALSAVERSPAAVGAHDRDAWVGAFTFDGVVEDPVGSQPHRGSTALIRFYDTFIGPRDITFHRDVDIVSGATVVRDLELEVAMSAGVRMRIPAYLRYHLEDDLDEPKIAEMSAYWELPAMVGQFLRAGVRSVPAGVQLSRGLLTNQGLVGTLGFLGGFRGTGPAGKRRFGEFLGAATSGDEVGLRRRLGATRITVGDHTPMSVPELLSRLTGGRARKVIASGYSLAAGIDRADGRAVLIADVAAKPFAISRIRYYSAAGD; this comes from the coding sequence ATGGCCATCTCCCCGGCGGACGCGTTGAGCGCGGTCGAGCGGTCCCCGGCCGCGGTCGGCGCCCATGACCGCGACGCCTGGGTCGGCGCGTTCACCTTCGACGGCGTCGTCGAGGACCCGGTGGGGTCGCAGCCGCACAGGGGGAGTACCGCGCTGATCCGCTTCTACGACACGTTCATCGGGCCGCGCGACATCACCTTCCACCGCGACGTCGACATCGTCAGCGGAGCCACGGTGGTGCGCGATCTCGAGTTGGAGGTGGCGATGTCGGCTGGGGTGAGGATGCGCATTCCCGCCTATCTGCGTTACCACCTCGAAGACGATCTCGACGAGCCGAAAATCGCTGAGATGTCGGCGTATTGGGAGCTGCCCGCGATGGTCGGGCAGTTCCTGCGCGCGGGCGTGCGGTCGGTGCCCGCCGGGGTGCAGCTGTCCCGGGGGCTGCTGACGAACCAGGGTCTGGTCGGCACGCTGGGATTCCTTGGCGGATTCCGCGGGACCGGGCCGGCGGGCAAGCGGCGGTTCGGCGAGTTCCTCGGCGCCGCCACGTCGGGCGACGAGGTGGGGCTGCGGCGTCGGCTCGGCGCCACCCGGATCACCGTCGGCGACCACACCCCGATGAGCGTCCCCGAACTGTTGTCGCGACTGACCGGCGGCCGGGCCCGCAAGGTGATCGCATCCGGGTACAGCCTCGCGGCCGGCATCGACCGCGCCGACGGGCGTGCCGTGCTGATCGCCGACGTCGCGGCGAAACCGTTCGCGATCAGCCGGATTCGCTACTACTCCGCCGCCGGGGACTGA
- a CDS encoding SRPBCC family protein: MVRAHRVVTAVIGAPPENVRAFYTDLRNIVRIHPLVVAVHAGPRIPSAHGYRQDYRITDRIPVGPVVVRTRYRARMTVPAHGEVTAEVRQFPGIRMHTVVTFAAAGDDGTRLTEHMTIEAPRPLASFTAREAVKAHREMLDGIRDRFGG; encoded by the coding sequence ATGGTGCGGGCGCACCGCGTCGTCACCGCCGTCATCGGGGCGCCGCCCGAAAATGTGCGGGCGTTCTACACCGACCTGCGCAACATCGTGCGTATCCACCCGCTCGTCGTCGCGGTGCACGCCGGTCCGCGAATCCCGTCGGCCCACGGCTACCGCCAGGACTACCGGATCACGGACCGGATCCCGGTCGGCCCGGTCGTCGTGCGAACCCGCTACCGCGCGCGGATGACAGTGCCGGCCCACGGCGAGGTGACCGCCGAGGTACGGCAGTTCCCGGGGATCCGCATGCACACCGTCGTCACGTTCGCCGCCGCCGGGGACGACGGCACCCGGTTGACCGAGCACATGACGATCGAGGCACCGCGGCCGTTGGCGTCGTTCACCGCCCGCGAGGCGGTCAAGGCACACCGCGAGATGCTCGACGGCATCCGGGACCGGTTCGGCGGTTAG
- a CDS encoding LLM class F420-dependent oxidoreductase — MKFAVVAPVASGVTADPGYMAAFAAHLEACGFESIVVVEHTVLMSQYTSVYPYDPSGRVELPADCPVPDPLDLLAFLTAHTRTLGLATGVLVLPNHHPVALAKRVATVDALSGGRLRLCVGMGWLKEEIEACGADFASRGRRADEQLAVLRLLWEDQPDGAEFHGEFFDFAHAMCYPKPAGRIPVHIGGHSRAAAIRAGRFGDGFQPLGVGGADLTALVTLMRDEAERAGRDPDALELSLGHLVPKIDAERAGKLAALGADRLILAMPPVAAIGEARDMLSACADRLGLRR; from the coding sequence GTGAAGTTCGCCGTCGTCGCACCCGTCGCCTCCGGGGTCACCGCCGACCCCGGCTACATGGCCGCGTTCGCCGCGCATCTGGAGGCATGCGGGTTCGAGTCGATCGTCGTGGTCGAACACACCGTGCTGATGTCGCAGTACACCAGCGTGTACCCGTACGACCCGTCCGGGCGGGTCGAGCTGCCCGCCGACTGCCCGGTGCCCGATCCACTTGACCTGCTGGCGTTTCTGACCGCGCACACCCGCACGCTGGGACTGGCCACCGGTGTGCTGGTGCTGCCCAATCATCATCCGGTGGCGCTGGCCAAGCGGGTCGCCACCGTCGACGCGCTCTCGGGCGGCCGGCTGCGGCTGTGCGTGGGGATGGGCTGGCTCAAAGAGGAGATCGAGGCGTGCGGAGCGGACTTCGCCAGCCGCGGGCGCCGCGCCGACGAACAGCTCGCGGTGCTGCGGCTGCTTTGGGAGGACCAACCCGACGGCGCCGAATTCCACGGCGAGTTCTTCGATTTCGCGCACGCGATGTGCTACCCCAAGCCGGCCGGGCGGATTCCCGTGCACATCGGCGGGCACAGCCGCGCGGCGGCGATCCGGGCGGGCCGGTTCGGCGACGGCTTCCAGCCGCTCGGCGTCGGCGGCGCCGACCTCACCGCGCTGGTCACCCTGATGCGCGACGAGGCCGAGCGCGCCGGACGCGACCCCGACGCGCTGGAGCTGTCGCTGGGCCATCTGGTGCCCAAGATCGACGCCGAGCGGGCCGGGAAACTCGCCGCGCTCGGGGCGGACCGGCTGATCCTGGCGATGCCACCGGTCGCCGCCATCGGCGAGGCCCGCGACATGCTGTCGGCGTGCGCGGACCGGCTGGGGCTGAGGCGATGA